The stretch of DNA GACTGAACGTCTTCATCAACCGCTTCATGACTTTGTGGCCACGTGGATAAGCCTGCCGCATATCAGTTATTGCCGCAAAGCTATTAGTGACGTTACAACGTCCACCACCCGTAACTTCAACCTTAGCCAAAACCTTCTGTGCACGTTCAAAAATAGTCACTTTGCAAGAAGGATTTGTTCGCTTAGCTGTGATGGCTGCCATAAAACCAGCCGCTCCCCCACCGATTATTGCTATCTCCATTATAATGTATAAAGTTCACGATTCTTGCTTCAACAGGCTAATAACTGATGATTACTGAGATTATTGCAATTAGGAAGCTGATAGTGCAAAGAACTTGTTTACACATGCGCGTCCACTAACTATCGAAGTACCTTCTTACGTTTCCCGCTGAACTCAGTGAAATCAACACGAATTATCTCAACGCGATGAAAACTCATGTGAGCATATTTATCACCAAGTTCTTTAAAGTCAGCCGACAACTTATCGATTAATAAATGCAGTGCATGCATTTTCTCATCATCAGAGAGATTAATACGCGCCTCACCAAAGAAGATAGCACTTTCATATTCTGTAGTGAAATTACGTGGTAATAAGTTTACTTTACCAATTATACAAAGTGACACTTTAGGATTCTTTTTAATGGCTTCAAGCTTACGTCCTTCAGGTGCACAGTGAATATAAACGCTATGGTCACCATCCCAAACGAAGTTAACTGGTATTCCATAGCCCATATCTTCAGAAACCATACTCAAAACTCCATATTCACCATCTCGCAAGAGTTCGACAGCACGTTCTTCGTCCATTAGACGATCTTGTCTTCTTATACGATCATTAACATACTTCATATCAAATCATATTAAATAAATACTTATCTTAGATACATGATGTTTTTTCTTGCCTAAATCAAGGAGTAATCTGCATCATTAATCTCAACAAACACAAAAAGACCTTGACTGATTCACATCACCCAAGGTTTAAATACTAAAACTAAATTAACCACTAAAAAAACTTGTTGCAAAGATACACGTTTTTCTTTTTGCTACAAAAGCTTTTTCAAATTATTTTCATGTCCATTATTGTTTTTAACCTTTATTATGATTCATCTAGTAGTATAATTGCCTTTTTATCAAGGCATAGAATTTGAAAAAAGAATATCACTACTTGGAAGAAGAGCTTTCTTAAATCCTTACCTCAAAAATATATAAGTTGCAAAATAAATAAATATGAATTTATTTTACACAAAAACCTATTTCATCCAAAATAATAACAACTGATCAAATCACGCTTAACAAACGTGTATATAATGATAATACAACAAAAGCGATTATCTATTTTATTGGAATAGTATAAGAAACGAATGAGTATTTTATAGATAGAAAGATTAGATGATTCGAAATATATTTACAAAATGATAAACACTACTACTTTATAAAGACTAAAAAAGAGATAGCATAGACAAGTTTTAATCAATTAAGATTCTTTTGAAAACGTGATGTGAAAAAAATCATCATATGCGTCATTATATGATTTTTATATTAGAAGACATTAGGTTAAAAAACATTATTGCATCAAACAAAATAAAATCAGATTTTGTGGAGAAGTGATAACACAAATGGAACCGAGTTTTCAATAAATAAAGCTTTTGATTAAAAAACAGATGGAATTATATTCAATGAATCAAACCATCTGCCTTCTGATATATTTTACTTACTAAATCATCATTCCGTTAATATCTCCTTCGCATGATTGATGCTTTCCTTTGAAGGTGGCTTTACATCTGTGAGTGCATACGGGATTCCCAGTTGCTCCCATTTATATACTCCAAGGTCATGATAAGGCAGTACATCAACCTGTTCAACATTACTTAATGTATCAATGAAAGTACGAAGTTTGCGTAATGACTCGTCGTCGTCATTAATACCAGGAACAAGAACGTGTCTTATCCAAACAGGTTTCTTAATATCAGAGAGATAGTGTGCGCAATCGAGGATATTATCGTTTCTCCAACCAGTTAAATTCTTATGGGCATCACTATCAATGTGTTTTATATCCAAGAGAACCAAGTCAGTATATTTCATCAGTTCCTCAAAAGCTGCAAAATTACTGCTTTCGCGACTAAATGGCTGAGCAGAAGTATCAAGACAGGTATTGATACCTAAGGCCTTCGCCTTTCGAAACAATTCTGTTAGGGGTTTTATCTGCAACAAAGCCTCTCCCCCACTCACGGTAATACCACCTTTTTCTCCCCAATAGCTTTGGTATCGTTGTGCTTGTGCTAAGACATCATCAACAGAGCGGAGTTGTCCCCCCGCTCTGTTCCATGTGTCTGGGTTATGACAATACTGGCATCGCATTGCACATCCTTTAAGAAAGATAACAAAGCGAATTCCAGGTCCATCCACCGAACCAAAAGATTCGATGGAATGAACCTGAAGCATATTGTCTTGTAATTTAGAAAAATCCGTTTGTGTATTATCCACTTTACATTGAACCATGTGCACGACGTGCGATAACGTCCATCTGCTGTTCACGTGTAAGATCAATGAACTTCACAGCGTAACCACTCACACGGATTGTGAAGTTAGCATACTCTTCCTTCTCAGGATGTTCCATACAATCAATCAGTTTGTCAACGCCAAAGACATTAACATTCAGGTGGTGTGCACCACGATTGAAGTAACCATCCATTACGCCAACAAGCGTATTGACACGCTCCTCTTCATTATGGCCGAGTGCATCAGGGCTGATAGTCTGTGTGTTTGAAATACCATCCAATGCATATTCGTATGGTAGTTTAGCAGTTGAGTTCAACGATGCCAACAAACCATTCTGTTCTGCTCCGTAAGATGGATTTGCACCAGGAGCGAGCGGTGCTCCATCAGGACGGCCATCAGGCATATTCCCCGTGAACTTACCATACACAACGTTGGAAGTAATGGTTAGGATACTTGTTGTAGGTTCAGAATGACGATAGGTATGATGCTTACGAATCATATTCATAAAGGTCTTCAACAACCATACAGCAATATCATCAGCGCGATCATCATCATTACCATAACGTGGGAAGTCACCTTCAGTCTTATACTCTATTGGGAAGCCTGTTTCATCACGAATGATGTTCACCTTAGCATACTTGATAGCAGAGATAGAGTCAACCACATGACTGAAGCCAGCAATACCCGTTGCGAAGGTACGACGTACGTCTGTGTCGATAAGAGCAAGCTCTGCAGCCTCATAGAAGTACTTATCATGCATATAATGGATAAGGTTCAATGTGTTTACATATACACCAGCCAGCCACTCCATCATATCTATGAAACGAGGCATAAACTCCTCATAAGTAACAACATCCCCCTCAATAGGACGATAAGCAGGACCACACTGCTCACGTGTCTTACTGTCAACGCCTCCACTGATAGCGTAGGTGAGACATTTAGCGAGGTTTGCACGCGCACCAAAGAATTGCATCTCCTTACCAGTCTGGGTTGCTGATACACAGCAGCAGATAGAATAGTCATCACCCCATATTGGACGCATTACGTCATCGTTCTCATACTGGATTGAGCTTGTATCAATTGAAATCTTTGCTGCGTAGTCCTTGAAATGCTTTGGCAAACGTGAGCTATACAATACAGTGAGGTTAGGCTCTGGTGATGGACCCATATTCTCAAGTGTATGGAGGAAACGGAAGTCGTTCTTTGTTACCATTGAGCGACCATCCATACCCAATCCTGCCACCTCGAGGGTTGCCCATACTGGGTCACCAGAGAAGAGCTGATTGTAAGAAGGGATACGTGCGAACTTAACCATACGGAACTTCATTACCAAGTGGTCAATCAGTTCCTGTGCTTCAGCCTCAGTAAGTGTTCCTTCTTTGAAGTCGCGCTGAATATAGATATCGAGGAAGGTTGAAATACGACCTACTGACATCGCAGCACCATTCTGTGTTTTGATTGCAGACAAATAACCAAAGTAAAGCCACTGTACAGCCTCACGTGCATTGTTGGCAGGTTCAGAAATGTCATAGCCATAAATCTTTGCCATTTCTTTCATTTCATTCAGCGCCTTAATCTGCATAGAGATTTCCTCACGCAAACGGATAATATCCTCAGTCATTGTGCCGTCGCCACAATTGCGCAAGTCCTTAGCTTTCTCATTGATAAGGAAGTCAACACCATAAAGTGCTACACGACGATAGTCACCAACGATACGTCCACGACCATAAGTATCTGGAAGACCTGTAAGGATATGATTGTGTCTGACAAGTTTCATCTCATCAGTATAAGCATCGAAGACACCTTCGTTGTGTGTCTTGCAATACTTCGTGAAAATCTCATGAAGCTTTTCTGAAGGCTCATAACCATAGGTTGTACACGCCTGCTCAGCCATTTTTATACCACCATAAGGCATAAAGGCACGCTTCAGCGGTTTATCAGTCTGCAAACCTACAACCTTCTCAAGATTCTTTGTTTCATCACCAATATAACCTGGTCCGTATGCAGTCATACTAGAAACAACTTCGGTTTCCATGTCTAAGACACCGCCCTTAGCACGTTCTTGTTTCTGTAGTTCTTTGAGCATACCCCAAAGTTTGTTTGTAGCCTCGGTTGGAGCCTCAAGGAATGAAGCGTCACCATCATAACTTTCGTAATTATCTTGGATAAACTGACGCATATTGACCTCATCAAGCCACTTCGTTCCAGTAAATCCTCTCCATGCTTTTTTCATGAGTGTATAATTTTGTTATTATGTGAAACTTATAATGAGTATGTTTTTATTTTCATACCAATTATGCATTACTAATTACCGAGGACAAAGATAGATAAAAAATAATGTATTATCAAGTGTTTATGCATTTTATTGTATGTAAAATTAGCATAAATACCTACTTATAATGAGCGTCCAAACTTGACTTTACAAATAATATATAAAATCTACTATCTGGACAGTAAAATAATACAGAAATATTGGAACCATTCTATGATGTGTAAATATACAGACATCATCATTGAAGAATTTCAATAACAGTTGCCGTGTAACTCCCTTTCGGTATTCTGTCAACCACAGCTTCTTTATAACCTGTTGGAAGATAACCACCCGGAAGCCATAATTCATTCACACCTGCTTCGTTTCCCGAAGGCATCCTTAACCTTAATCGCTTGGGTTTAAGAATGTCTATTCTTATTAAGATCTTATTCTTCCATGTGTTCACAGGAATACCCAGTTCATTCTCTATCCGTATTAAATTACCATGGCTCTTTATTAAGACACTATCCATCTCTGATTTGGTCATAACAAACTGACTATTATCAGCTTTCCCAAGTGAATCACCATCATGACGATCAAATGCTTCTTTTGTTATAATACATGATGCACCTGCCTTGAAATCCTTTAAATGTCTTCGAATACATCTTCTCTTCAGATAAGTAGCAGGATCTGGTCGGCTTCCTTTAGAAATACTCAGTATAGTTTGTCGAGATGCACCATTACGGAAGTATTTTTCCACAAGGCATGTATTACCCGCATGGGAAGGACCTACGTTCTGCTTTTCAATCTTCATACCGAAATCATTCGATATCAGAGAATCACTTACAGACAAGTGACGTGAGGTGTCATTTATTGGCGTATCTAGTGCAAATACTAGCTGTCCACCTCCGAAAGAAAGAAAGAGAATCCCAAAAACACTGCAAAACAATCTCTTACTAGCCATAATGGTTCTATTCACATTAAATTCTACAAGCTCTAATCCTTTATCAAAATTAGCGAAAACTTCCTACCAGATATTAGAGCTGTAATAAGCGTATAAACATTTATACATACAAAAGTAATAGATTATTCTGATAACCCAACACATTTCATGATGTTTTTCTCTTTACACTCTTCATAACCAAGAATATGAAAAGTGGATTAGAAATCATGAATTACAGATTATGAGTTGTGAATTAGGAGTTATAGGTTGTGGATTATGATTGTAGATTAAAAAAGTTATTATCTTACTTTGCTTGGAATTATCTAGTCTGTAAGCAATTTCTTAACCCGCCTACACATTTACCTATCCTTTACAACAAGGGGTATCTCTCATTTTCCTCCCCTCCCTACGGGGAAGGAGTAAGGGGGAGGGGCCAGTTGGTTGACCAATTAATAGGCCTGTTGGCTGACCAATTGATGCCTGTTCGTGGCCTACATTAAAAAAGCTGCCACCCATCCGGGCGACAGCTCTATTCCGTTATAACGAGTGCTCACGATGTGAGCGTCATTAATTTACTTTACCTTGTCAACAATAGCCTTGAAAGCTTCCTGATTGTTAACAGCGAGGTCAGCGAGCACCTTACGGTTAATCTCGATACCAGCCTTGTGCAATGCACCCATCAACTGACTGTAGCTCATATCATAAAGACGAGCAGCAGCGTTGATACGCTGAATCCACAATGCGCGGAAGTTACGCTTTTTGTTACGACGGTCACGATAAGCATAAGTCAAACCCTTCTCATAGGTGTTCTTTGCTACCGTCCAGACATTCTTGCGGGCACCATAGTAACCCTTAGTCTGCTTCAGAATTCTTGTTCTCTTTGCTTTAGAAGCAACATGATTGACTGATCTTGGCATAGTTTTTCTTTCCTTTTAATTTGTTTGACTAATGAATTAACGGAGATTGAGCAAGTCGCGTACCTGCTTCAAGTTTGTACCATCCACGAGCGTCTGGTGAACAAGATTTCTCTTCTGTTTCTTTGTCTTCTTAGTCAGAATGTGACTGTGGTAAGCGTGATGACGTTTAATCTTACCAGTACCGGTGAACGTGAATCTCTTCTTTGCGCCGGAATTTGTCTTCTGTTTTGGCATTTTTGTAAAATTTAAAATTGTTATTTATATTCATCTGTGGCAACGTATATACCAGGACGTTACGCACAGGTTGCTCATTTACTTTCCTCTCAGTAAAGAGAAAACGTTCAACGAGCGTTAGTCAATATTCAACTTTTTCAGTGCGTCTGCACCATTCTTAGCATTGGCGAATAATCCACCATCAGCCTTTGTCTCCTCGTTTGCAGCCTCAGCTGCAGCCTTTGCGCCAGCCTCAGCCTCCTCACGATCACGCTTTTGCTGACTCTTCTTAGCAACACCCGCCTTCTTAGGAGCAAGATAAAGAAACATCTTTTTGCCCTCGAGCTTTGGTAACTGTTCAACCTTTGCCAACTCTTCAAGGTCATTTGCAAAACGCAACAGCAACACCTCTCCCTGTTCTTTGAACAGAATTGAGCGACCACGGAAGAACACATAGGCACGGACCTTATTACCTGCATTGAGGAATTCCTCTGCATGCTTAAGCTTAAACTTATAGTCGTGCTCATCTGTTTGAGGACCGAAACGAATTTCTTTCACCTCCTGCTTTACCTGCTTCTGCTTCATCTCTTTCTGATGTTTCTTCTGCTGGTAAAGGAACTTAGAATAGTCGATGATACGACAAACGGGCGGCTGCGCATTAGGAGAAATCTCCACAAGGTCAACTCCTTCTTTTTGAGCCAATTCCAACGCCTTACGAGTAGGCATCACCTCAGCTCCATCATCGCTTACCACACGCACTTCCCTAACGCGAATCTGCTCGTTCACGCGGTACTTCATTTTCATTTTGTCATTCTTCATTCAACTATTTTAAAGTGTCTAAATTTGCTAAACGCATGCAAAGTTACTATTTTCCAACTGATTATCCAAAGATTTCCTCTACTTTTTTTTGCACTCCGGTTTAGGACTTGCACTATCAGTAAAGGGATTTTGCGCTTACATTATTTTATGTTTACCTCGGTGACGGCAACCATATAGAAAAATTGTCACCTTATTTAAGAATATCTCACCACTACACTTGACGCAAGATTCACCTATCCATAGCTTTACCGTTGCGAATTACCTTTACAGAAATTCAATATCTAACTTATTAACTCACTATCTCGCTAACAATTACCTTGTCAACTTGTCAACCCGTCAACTCGTTAACTCTCCAACGATATTCCTAATAAATTAGGATTGTGTATTATACTTTTTCTTCATACCTTTGCCAACGTTAACAAATAGCAAAAACATAAAACAAGATTATATGATGATTAAGTCTAAGTTAGGTATTTCCCTTTTAGTGGCATCGACATTGCCTATAGGGTTGCAAGCCAATAATATTATTGAGAAAGGCGACACCTCCCGAGTGTATGATATTGATGAAGTCGTAGTTGTTGACCAACCGAAAGAGGCCTTTCGTTTGCGACAGCAGCCATTGAGTAGTACGTCGTTCAGTACCGAACTTCTACAAGGACTCAATGTTGAGGATGTTCGTCATCTGTCAACGTTTGTTCCCTCATTCTCAATGCCAGCTTATGGAAGTCGTTACACCTCTTCTATATATATACGTGGAATTGGTTCACGTGTCTATTCTCCAGCCGTAGGCGTTTATGTTGATGGTATGCCAATCTTAAGCAAGAGTGCCTTCAATTTTCACATGTATGATGTCGAGCGTGTTGATGTGTTGCATGGTCCACAAGGAACACTCTATGGTATGAATACCGAAGGTGGTTTGATTCGTCTTTATAGTCATAATCCTTTCCTGTATCAGGGAACAGACGTAAAGCTTTCCATCGGTACGAAGTTACATCGGCAGATAGAGGCTAGTCATTATGCGAAACTCAACGATAAGATGGCTTATTCGTTAGCAGGCTTCTATGGCGGACAAAATGGATTCTTCCGTAATCAGTTTAATGGTGAACATGCTGATCTAATCAATGAGTTTGGTGCAAAGGGACGTTTCCTGTGGCGTCCAACAGAGAAGTTAAACTTTGATTTCATTGCCGATTATCAATATACTCGTCAGAATGGTTTCCCTTATGGACAAGTAGTAACTGATGATGAGGTTTCTTCTGCTACCATCACTTCACCCCTTTATGGTTTGAAGGCAGGAACGCAATTGCCTAACCAGAATCGTCAGGGTAATTACCGCCGTAATATTATTAATACTGGAATGGGTATTAGATATGCAGGAAACGGCTTCGACATCAACTCGATGACCACATGGCAGATGCTTCGCGACTATATGTTAATGGATATCGACTATCGTCCGCAAGACTTCATGCACCTCACACAACGTCAGCATGGGAATACGCTGACAGAAGAATTATCCATCAAAAGTCATAATCAAAACAAATGGCATTGGACCTTCGGTGCGTTTGGCTCTTATCAGTGGTTGAAGACAACTGCGCCAGTCTATTTCGATCAGGAAATGAATCGTTATCTCTCTAAGAAGATTACAGATTATGCCTATAATGGTATGCTCAACGCTATGGCAAGAAGTATGGCACAAAGAATGATTGCAAATGGAATGTCAGAGGAGCTTGCTAACAAGACGGCACGTGCAAGTGTAGCAGCGATGATTGCAGGGGCAGGTGGCGTAAATATAAATATGGCAATGGATCCAATGCCAGGCGTCTTCCGTACGCCAACCCTCAACCTTGGCGTTTATCATGAGAGTAATATAGAACTCTCTGATCGTCTTATGGCAACCTTAGGTTTGCGCTATGATTACTCGCACGTGAGCATCGATTACGCAACTTCAGCGCGGGTAGCCTTACAAGAGAGCGTGATGGGCATAACTATCAATCCTGTAATCACTTCTTCTTTGAATCATAAAGAACATGACAGCTTTAAGCAATTACTTCCAAAGATTGGCTTGACCTATCGCCTTCAGGATGGTAGTAATGTTTATGCAACATGGTCAAAGGGCTATCGTGCTGGTGGTTACAATTTTGAGATGTTCTCTGATGTACTTCAAGCTGAGACCTCACAGGCGGCAAATAAGGCACGTGCTGATGTTGACCTTACGCATGACGAGGCTTACTATGAGCGTATTGCAAAGACGATAGAATATAAGCCAGAGACTAGCTGGAACTATGAGGTGGGAGCGCATCTTAACCTTCTGAACAACCAATTGCACCTTGACCTTGCAGCTTACTATATGCAGATTCGTAATCAGCAACTCTCTGTGATGGCTGGTAACTATGGCTTCGGTCGAGTGATGACGAATGCTGGTCGCAGTCACTCCTGTGGTTTGGAGGCAACGCTCCGTGGTGGTGCATTAGATAACAAGCTGACTTATGGGCTCAGCTATGGATTTACAAGCGCTCAGTTTGATGAATATAAAGATTCTGTTGCAGGAGGTGGCATAGTTGATTATAAGGACAAGCGTGTTCCTTTCGTTCCACAGCATACACTGGGTGCCAACGCTGATTATCGTATTGACATTGACCCAGCAGCTTTGCTTGACCCATCACATCGTTTCCATCTTCGTAGTGTCACAGTCGGAATGAATCTCTCTGCACAGGGTAAGACGTTTTGGGATGAGCAGAACTCATTCGGTCAGAACTTCTATGCTGTCCTTGGTGCTCACGCTGATGCCGACTTTGGTCCATTGAATGTCAATCTGTGGGTACGTAACCTGACGGATACAAAATACAATAGCTTTGCCGTCCAGAGTGCTGCAACTGGTACACGCTACACCTTTGCTCAGCTGGGTAACCCATTCCAGATGGGTGTGGACTTCAGCATACACTTCTAAGGAAACAATACTCTCACACCCCACCGAAGAGCGAGAACCAGAGAGGCTGCTCGTTGCAAGGATGAGGATACAGGAGAGACATTATACAATTAAAGTTAGTAAACGTCCTTATCCGACTAAAGGATAAGAAAAAGAATTGACCTTCAATGAAATACATTGAAGGTCAATTACTTTTATATTGGTAAAGAACCAGAAAACATCTGTACCAATTATATGGCGCAAGGAGCGAACGGAGATTTTAAATGATATTGGGAGACTTACGATTATCACTTCATATTTTGAAAGAGGAGAAGTGTATAACAATTAGTCAAATTCGTTTTACCAGATCACTCATAAATCTTAGTTCCTGCCACTTCTGTCACTTATAACAGGCACTTAACTTATTATATTTCAGCAAGATGCATGAACAAAACCCCAAATTGACCTTAGTTTTAGTACGCTTAACTCACATGAAATCCCTACCCTTCCATATACAGCAATGGTGTTAACCCTTCACACATATGGTGCATACCATCCGCACCATTAGTGCATACCATCCGCACCACATGTGCTAAGCACCCGCACCACACGTGCGGAATATTAACACACAAGCCACACGATTCGTTATAGAACCACTTAAATCAAAACCATGCTTGTGTTTCATGCGATAAATTCTTTTATCTTTTAGAACTTGTGTTCATCCAAAGTTTGGAAGAGTGTGATGGTTATATCCTAATCTTTCCAACCAGCTTCCTTTGTTTCCCTTTACCGATGATAGGAGCATGGGCATCTTCAGGGAAGAAGATGGTGAATTTTCCAGGATTGACACAGAAGTACTCTTTTGCTGCTTGCGTATAAAAACCACAATCCCGGTCTGAATCGTAGGCAATATCCGGAGCGTTCAAGTCAGATAAAGCAGTCCAACCCATAGTTTCAGCTTGGAGCAAAGGGACTTGAACATCAATATAATTCTTATGGAACTCTAAACGTTGTTCCTCTTTTGCCTTTAACTCTACCTCATCCAAATTAATGAAAAGGTCGTCTCCATCAAGCTGAATACGTCCTGACGCTTGACGGCTGAAATCATGTTGGAGGATATATTCCAACATCTCCTTCATTCTTGGATGTAAGCTATAGTAGCGCTGGCATGCTGTTAAATCTGCTATAATCATCTTCTTGTCAATTAGTTTGTTGATAAATAATATTCCTAACTTGGGTACATGATAAAGGGGCACAGACTGATGGTGCCCCTTTTCATTTAAAGTTTATATTGATATCTGTTTCTCCTTATCCGA from Prevotella scopos JCM 17725 encodes:
- the infC gene encoding translation initiation factor IF-3 codes for the protein MKNDKMKMKYRVNEQIRVREVRVVSDDGAEVMPTRKALELAQKEGVDLVEISPNAQPPVCRIIDYSKFLYQQKKHQKEMKQKQVKQEVKEIRFGPQTDEHDYKFKLKHAEEFLNAGNKVRAYVFFRGRSILFKEQGEVLLLRFANDLEELAKVEQLPKLEGKKMFLYLAPKKAGVAKKSQQKRDREEAEAGAKAAAEAANEETKADGGLFANAKNGADALKKLNID
- a CDS encoding TonB-dependent receptor gives rise to the protein MIKSKLGISLLVASTLPIGLQANNIIEKGDTSRVYDIDEVVVVDQPKEAFRLRQQPLSSTSFSTELLQGLNVEDVRHLSTFVPSFSMPAYGSRYTSSIYIRGIGSRVYSPAVGVYVDGMPILSKSAFNFHMYDVERVDVLHGPQGTLYGMNTEGGLIRLYSHNPFLYQGTDVKLSIGTKLHRQIEASHYAKLNDKMAYSLAGFYGGQNGFFRNQFNGEHADLINEFGAKGRFLWRPTEKLNFDFIADYQYTRQNGFPYGQVVTDDEVSSATITSPLYGLKAGTQLPNQNRQGNYRRNIINTGMGIRYAGNGFDINSMTTWQMLRDYMLMDIDYRPQDFMHLTQRQHGNTLTEELSIKSHNQNKWHWTFGAFGSYQWLKTTAPVYFDQEMNRYLSKKITDYAYNGMLNAMARSMAQRMIANGMSEELANKTARASVAAMIAGAGGVNINMAMDPMPGVFRTPTLNLGVYHESNIELSDRLMATLGLRYDYSHVSIDYATSARVALQESVMGITINPVITSSLNHKEHDSFKQLLPKIGLTYRLQDGSNVYATWSKGYRAGGYNFEMFSDVLQAETSQAANKARADVDLTHDEAYYERIAKTIEYKPETSWNYEVGAHLNLLNNQLHLDLAAYYMQIRNQQLSVMAGNYGFGRVMTNAGRSHSCGLEATLRGGALDNKLTYGLSYGFTSAQFDEYKDSVAGGGIVDYKDKRVPFVPQHTLGANADYRIDIDPAALLDPSHRFHLRSVTVGMNLSAQGKTFWDEQNSFGQNFYAVLGAHADADFGPLNVNLWVRNLTDTKYNSFAVQSAATGTRYTFAQLGNPFQMGVDFSIHF
- a CDS encoding YhcH/YjgK/YiaL family protein; protein product: MIIADLTACQRYYSLHPRMKEMLEYILQHDFSRQASGRIQLDGDDLFINLDEVELKAKEEQRLEFHKNYIDVQVPLLQAETMGWTALSDLNAPDIAYDSDRDCGFYTQAAKEYFCVNPGKFTIFFPEDAHAPIIGKGKQRKLVGKIRI
- the pflB gene encoding formate C-acetyltransferase, with translation MKKAWRGFTGTKWLDEVNMRQFIQDNYESYDGDASFLEAPTEATNKLWGMLKELQKQERAKGGVLDMETEVVSSMTAYGPGYIGDETKNLEKVVGLQTDKPLKRAFMPYGGIKMAEQACTTYGYEPSEKLHEIFTKYCKTHNEGVFDAYTDEMKLVRHNHILTGLPDTYGRGRIVGDYRRVALYGVDFLINEKAKDLRNCGDGTMTEDIIRLREEISMQIKALNEMKEMAKIYGYDISEPANNAREAVQWLYFGYLSAIKTQNGAAMSVGRISTFLDIYIQRDFKEGTLTEAEAQELIDHLVMKFRMVKFARIPSYNQLFSGDPVWATLEVAGLGMDGRSMVTKNDFRFLHTLENMGPSPEPNLTVLYSSRLPKHFKDYAAKISIDTSSIQYENDDVMRPIWGDDYSICCCVSATQTGKEMQFFGARANLAKCLTYAISGGVDSKTREQCGPAYRPIEGDVVTYEEFMPRFIDMMEWLAGVYVNTLNLIHYMHDKYFYEAAELALIDTDVRRTFATGIAGFSHVVDSISAIKYAKVNIIRDETGFPIEYKTEGDFPRYGNDDDRADDIAVWLLKTFMNMIRKHHTYRHSEPTTSILTITSNVVYGKFTGNMPDGRPDGAPLAPGANPSYGAEQNGLLASLNSTAKLPYEYALDGISNTQTISPDALGHNEEERVNTLVGVMDGYFNRGAHHLNVNVFGVDKLIDCMEHPEKEEYANFTIRVSGYAVKFIDLTREQQMDVIARRAHGSM
- the rpmI gene encoding 50S ribosomal protein L35 → MPKQKTNSGAKKRFTFTGTGKIKRHHAYHSHILTKKTKKQKRNLVHQTLVDGTNLKQVRDLLNLR
- the rplT gene encoding 50S ribosomal protein L20; this translates as MPRSVNHVASKAKRTRILKQTKGYYGARKNVWTVAKNTYEKGLTYAYRDRRNKKRNFRALWIQRINAAARLYDMSYSQLMGALHKAGIEINRKVLADLAVNNQEAFKAIVDKVK
- a CDS encoding pyridoxamine 5'-phosphate oxidase family protein, encoding MKYVNDRIRRQDRLMDEERAVELLRDGEYGVLSMVSEDMGYGIPVNFVWDGDHSVYIHCAPEGRKLEAIKKNPKVSLCIIGKVNLLPRNFTTEYESAIFFGEARINLSDDEKMHALHLLIDKLSADFKELGDKYAHMSFHRVEIIRVDFTEFSGKRKKVLR
- the pflA gene encoding pyruvate formate-lyase-activating protein, whose protein sequence is MVQCKVDNTQTDFSKLQDNMLQVHSIESFGSVDGPGIRFVIFLKGCAMRCQYCHNPDTWNRAGGQLRSVDDVLAQAQRYQSYWGEKGGITVSGGEALLQIKPLTELFRKAKALGINTCLDTSAQPFSRESSNFAAFEELMKYTDLVLLDIKHIDSDAHKNLTGWRNDNILDCAHYLSDIKKPVWIRHVLVPGINDDDESLRKLRTFIDTLSNVEQVDVLPYHDLGVYKWEQLGIPYALTDVKPPSKESINHAKEILTE